GGCTGCCACATATTAGATTTGGTCGGTGAGGCTGCCAAATTGGATAGAACGATTGAATTGAGCAGTGCCCTTATAAGGAATACGCTGCGAGTCGTTTTCCAAAAATTCATTTGgattaaataaaacaagaaaattcCAAGTTTCATGTACGGCCATCTCAGTTGTTTCGAACTTTAGCTCAAATCGTTGTAGGTCCAATCGAATTTTAGTAATCTTTTGTATAATTATGTACCAAATTTCTACATGCAAGTCGTTGGGTTTGTTTATCGAAAATGGCGAATAATGAGAACGAGAATGGCATAGCACTGGTCAAGTTTGTATCAGTGACCCTGCTCATTTTGGGCATCTGTCTGCTGGCCGCCATTCCGCAATGGATGATCCTGTGCCTGTTTGGAGATGGTGTCCTGATATACACCATCGCCTGCTTTTTCGTGGGCTTCGTGGTGCTCGTCTTCATCCATTTGATTGAGCCGCTGAAGTACTGGAGGCCATGTAACTACTTCGTCATCGCCGTTTGCTACGAACTTATGACACTGGGGGCAGCCAGTTTTCTAATGAACTGGCGTCTGGTTTGCACCATTGTGGTGATGGCCACGGCCCTGCTTTTCCTCGGAGTCACGCTGCTCATTTGTGCCGTTCTAATTGGCACTGGATTTTATATGAACCCCTTCAAACTGGCCGTCGTGGGAGGAATGCTATTCGTTCTGGCATTCTGTATTGAACTTATGAATAGCCTGCTGGCGTGGAGGTATTGGCAGGATGTGGCTATCGGTGTCTTCCTTGCCAGTGTAGTTATTTTGGTCATCTCCCACGTGCTGATCACCTACATCAGCTTCGAGTTCCTGGTCAGAGATGACACCATCTTGGTCGCCATAGTGCTCTATATCGCCTACATACTCTTCCTGATCGGCGGTCGCATTTCCATGATATATATCAAGGGAAACGCCGATCGTTCCGCTACATCGACCACTTCAACGCCCTATGACGAATATGAATAATATCGTAAAACTTTGTGATGTATCCTCTGTGTAAGCTAAAATGTCGGATTTTCTAATAATTAGATCTCATGCATTGTTTTTAATAATGGGAATTCGACttttttaaacacaaaaactTTCCAGACAATACTAACTTGAAGTCGTATTTAGGTAACTCCTTTTCGATAAGCATGACGTGTTGGTATTCATTTTGAAAGCGATCTTGAAATGGTGTCATTCATCATTGGAATCAGAAACGGATGAGTATATAGCCTCAATCACGTTCCTGGTGCAATGCGAATACGTGACTCGAGAGCTGATCTCAAATTTAAATCTCTGAGAATATAACAATACGTACAGTACAGCAATGTTTCACTTGTTTCCAATAACTACGACtgaataatttattttcttaaacTACTTTAAGATCTTAGTTAAAGGGATATAACAAATGTAGTAAGGTGCTACTTATAGTACCATATTCGGTAATccgaaatcaattaaaagtcGCATTAAATTGTTGAACATGAAGCAGATTTTCGTGTGGCAAAAAAAATCCGAAATTATGGAATCATGGTCACAACGGTCGGCCATAAATTTAACTAGAATAGTATTTGGCCATTCGAATGTGCGAGCAGAGTAGCGGCGTGGGAGTGAGACGGATGATGATGGGGTGGACCAAAAAAGGTTGGGGGCGATATTGAGGAAGAGATGCCGGCAATTGAAATTGTCGTCGTTTCTGTTGTTATTGCTCGGTTTTTCTGGCTCGCAGCGGATGCAATTCCTACAAAATGATAATTTATGATAATGATGCTTCCGTTATGGCGAGCACAAAACTGGACATTGGATGGCACAGGACATTGGATTGTGTGCGCCGTGCTGCACATAAAAATCAGCCAGTGAGATATGGCGAAAAATTTGCCAGTTTCATTCATTTTACGGGTCGGGCCTCGCATATTTATTGATAATTTCCGTGAATTTTGCAGCAGTCAAGCGAAAGCGGAAGTTATGCCATTTGCTGCACAACCGACCATCCCACTCCTACTAACTCCCCCTCTCCCACAACCAAAACAGGACAATAAATGTGTAGTTGTCATCCCGGCGATAGGCGTACGCCgccgtgggcgtggcagtcgGTTAGAGTGACTACCAAAATCAAAGTGCCTATCGATTGCGTTGATTTGCCTTGTTTATTGTCTCGACTAAGGCGACAGATCCCCCTTATAAGACCCCTTTCCACCCGATTGTTTTGACTGCCCCTGAGTACGAGTATTTATGGGTTACGCTCGAACAACAATGACGGTGGGCTAGTCCATTGTCTGCGATTATCAATAAGCATTAGCCAAACAATAGGATGCTCAGTGTCAGTGGTTCCTAGCCCCTTTCCCGCCAGTCACAGCCCACTTGGGTGAGCATTCTAATGACCTTGAAAATTAGTTCCTGCATAAATCTCCCACACCCACTTACACTCCTCACTCCACACTTCCCACTCCCCACCCCCAACCACCACACACTGCTGGCCATAATAAGTTcttaattattgtttattatttatcgCCGATTGCATATTAATTGCTGGCCATGTGAcaaaaattccattttaatttgcaattaCAAACATATGGCTGGTCGGTCCGAAGCACCGGCAATATGCTCGAAATCAGCTCATGGCTGATGCACTGCATCCGCTTTTGGTCAACGGCAGGAAGATCCATTAAGGCCATACAAAATTCAGTGGACCGTGGCGCATACAATAATGAGATGAATATTGTTTACGAAcacttttaataaaaatatatgtactttttacaaaaattcaattagtGAAACAGATTCCCCGTTTTCCCTCTCTTTCAAATTAAGGAAATACTTCAATGAATGAGTAGAAACATGCAACATTATGAAAATACAATAATACATTTCTACATATAtcataaaagaataaaataacTTTATTTAATGCCAACGCCTTTGGTTTACATTTATCGGTAGACGAGAACAAACTTTTGTCAATCCAAATATGAAACTGCATTGAGCCAAGCTGCTCATTTGCAAGAGTTTAAAGTGCACTTGCCAGTTGCATATGAATATGGAAATAGTTTTCCTTATCTGTCACGAGTCTGCTGCTGATTTCTGGCTGCGACTTTTCCAAAATACGCTGGCAAATGGAGCCAAAAGTTATGGAGGACCCACTGCCTCGATTTGCCCAACTCCGATTCCAGTTCGGAAAACTTTCGCTGGGGATAATGCGAATCGCACAGAGAGCGAAGTGTTTGGCATAAAGTTATGCGCCAGccaaacaacaataaaataatataatttttttgtttgccaactCTCAATTGGGTTGGTACAGCAGCATTGGGTAGAGGGGGGAATACCCTGccattatttgtatttttttcggCAATTCGCGACTGCTTCGACGCTGGGCCATAAACTTTTCAAGGAATATCGAAAGTTTGCTCGCATCGCGTTCGGCTCgctaaaaagcaaaaagctgCGAGCTGCGCGGGAGACACACAAAGGCTACAAAACTTATAACGAGAAAACTTTGCCACTTGGCAAATGCGCGATAAAGAAACAAACGGAACAGAGAACCCGGCAAAATAGAGCCGGGCTCCAAGGAGAGATGAGATGAGCAGCCGAACTAGGAGCGAAGAAGATGCCGTCGAGCTGATACCAATGGCAGTgctaacttggccaaaagcgaAATGGCAGCACCTTATACTGGCTCCTAGCGAACTATGAGTTTCCTAGGTAAAAGGTTTTATTTTGCCAGACCAATCATAATAACATTTTGGATTTAGAAATAGTACTCAATCcaatttttttcttatttctaATAAATTTCGTTAGAACCGAAAGTGATTTTTTGGCAAAACTGATCACCAACAACTTATGATTTTAATGCTCGGATTTTTGTTATGTTCATTTTCTTTCTTCTTAGatatgtatttatacattacattattttaatgtaaattattataaattaaattaattattcgGATATACCCGACCTAAAGAGCATATGGCAGGGTAATTCAGAGCAGCGATTGGATAAAAACTTGCTCAGCCTCCACCCGTGGAGCCGCCGGCTGGGCTGgctaaatataaaacttcgGCAGAAGCCGGGTTTTTCGCTGACAATGGAAAAGCGGAGGGAAAACTCAAGAAAACTCATTCGCGCGTTTTAACTAACTAGCAGAGTGAGCCGCGTAAGCACAAGGAAAAACTGgcaaaaattattatttacgCACGGATGGTGTCATCTAATTATGAATTCATTTTCGTTTTCTATGTCGCCACCACGCCCACAACAACTGGCTTTCTTGGGCTTTCCtttggtccttggtccttggtcctttGGCCAGGTCTCAGAAATTAACGAAATGCGACCGCACTCGGACAATGCACCTGCAGTGCTGGGTAGCAGCTTCCCGATCGCTATTCTTCGCATTTGGCGGCGGGTTGCTTTTAATGCCATATTTTGCATGAGATTTTTTTGCAGGCCGCCATGATAAAAAGTTTGCTGCACGCAGCATTTTCAGCATTTTGAGCATTTTGCATTCTGCATTCTGCATTTTTGCGCCCAAGTTGCATTTTTCAGTCCAGACTGGGGGACTCGTCGACCAAAGAAAATTTCATGCTCTTTGAAAACTTGTTAAAGTATGATAACCACAATGCAGGCCACACCCCCGCCATTTTCTGCCCTCCACCAGCAGCATGCGTTTTCCCTAGAAAATTCCGAGCCAAAGAATCGccgcaaataataataagcaagtTGGATTCCAGAGCATGGGACTCGTTAACTCGCCTCCGAAAGTTAAGAAATGCATAAAATTTGTTAACaagccaaaaaaataaaaaatgaaaaataagcGGGAAAGCATAATGCCTTGTTCATACTTATTCTAGGGTGGCCAGCACCTACAACAAGGCAGCCATTTTCTTAGCGGAAGTAGTTAACAAGCGCGAAATTTCCTTGCTGATACCCTTGCCAAAAGGAAAAACTTATGAACAAGTCTTTCATAAATTCTAAATTTATCGAAATATTTTCAGAGAGTATATGAGATTTCAAATCAAATGTTTTTAGGCTTAATAAAGCTTGATTATTTAATAGATAAAACTTGTTTTGCTGGTCATTAAACTACATTTTAGCTTAGTGGTAAAACTTCTCAAAAAGAGTATCAATGGCTTATAGTTATAAACGTTTACAATGAATAGGCCATGCATCAAGTATTATGTTAAACTAAACAAATTCTGGTAAAGTCTCACTAATGAGATCTCGAAGAAACCAAACGAATTAAGGTCTTGCGTTTTGTAAATGACAGACGGCGAATGCAATTAGAGAAACCATTTTTATTTGGGCCAAAAGTGGCGTTGGTATGGATATTAATTCTCTTATGACacaataaaatatgaatatttattatCGCTGTACACAGCGCAACGTtaagcaataaaataaatatttttaaattgcatttcaattggttttgtgtgtgtttttttttttttttgtgttgctCCCTTCTTTAATGGCAGCTCGCATATTTTGCGGTTTCAGTATTTTCCTGCCACTTATTTGACCgctaattacattttaatgtAAATTAATGAATCTGCGCACTTAACTCTACCCGCCGCCACAACTTTCGTACTTTGAGGTTGGGCCTGTCAACTTGTCTGGCCGCCATCCTCCAAAGATAAATTTTGACTCATTGGCTTCCATGGAACAACAACAGGAATTTGGCTCATTAGCCGGTCGTGTTGAAAGCCTGAAATTCGATATTTTTTTAGCAGTTTCTCTTTTTGGACCGAGCGTTTTGATAAATGATTGAAATAAATGATGCTGGCTTTTTGGTACTGCCAAATTAAGAGGAATTCCAGAGCTAAGCCAGGTTTTTTTGGCTTGTGGTTGAACGCAAATGCCAATCTTTTTAAGTGTTTATATACTTACAAAGTAAGTACTTAAGAAAGCGCACTAATCTATAAACTGCAAGGATATTCAAATAAGCTAGCATTTTATTAATGATCAGCCATTTGTATATATGAAAAGTATATAAGCTATAAATGACCATAGTAGTCATAGAAATTAGTGGTACTTTTCTTACCCTTTTCCTAGAATGAttgcaataattttcttgTGCTATAAGGATCTGAAAATTAGCCAAATGCGTTCCCACACCCTGAGCACCTGAGCACTTCCAGCTCTTTAAACATCGCACCCACTCAGCTAATTTTGCAACACATTTTGATAAGCCGGCAGGATCTTTCTTTCCCCATTTTGttttgcatattaaaaatattgtttGCTCCGGCTTCCCCCatcaaatatgtatgtatgtatacacGTATGTGTGTGCATTTTTTATGTTGCCATTATGAAAATGCGACGCCTGTTTTGTGATTTTCCTCACATGTGTGAAATTGCATGTAGGTGCGAGAGCGTTGAGGGGAAAAGCTCGCTGCAGGTGGGTGGGAGTGATGCATTAGAGACATAATAATTAAACACGGCATGtgctcatcatcatcgccatcagcGGCTCATTATCATCAACATTTTTTCGCGATTATAATAAGCCGTTCGTGATGTTGCCGcgctttttatttcttttgccgCCATCCTCGCGCCAATTAGGGAAATTGTGTGCTATTTCCAATTTGAATATTTCAGCTCATCCCGCCCTTCTGGTTGGCTTCTGCCGCTTGGCTTAAGTGCCTGGCAAGGAAGCAGGCAACCAACCAGGATGCAAAAATATCCGAAAGGATACCAGACAATGGGCGTCTACAATTCTGAATACTCTTTGTAAGGCCTGGAACTATATGGTTACAATCATGTTTGTAAGACAAGGTAAACTGATTTCAATTGCCAGAGTAACAGTTACTAAACATAAAGCAATTTATctttaaatatgaaaaatatacTTCAGTTATTATAGAGAAAGGACGTTCTTAACTTCCGCGATGTGTTTTCCTTGTGTGCGTGGACTTGTTAGGGTGTTGTCCATTAGCCAAAATGGAGCAGACTATTTTTGATCTAATGAGCCATGCTCTAATGGTTTTTCATGTTTCCCTTGCTGTAATTAAACACTCACCGCCGAAAAATACGGGATTTTTAAGTTACCTCAAGATATTCTTTTGTTAAACATCAGAAAGTTGGTGCAGCTACTGAAGTATGTTTTTGAATTCAATAGGAAATCATATCTCtaagaaaaataatacatatttCTTTGTACGCAAATGTGGTCCCCCTTTAATATACTTAGGAGTGGGACATGCTTTGAGCAGTTTTTTAATTCAGACGAAAATATGAAAACCCTGAGATCATCAGTAAACCCCAAAATGGCAAACTCGAATCAAAATCTCTGACCGATTTCAGGGGTGCAAACTGAAAGTGCGGCCGAAAAGAGCCcaagttaaataaaataaacaaacaaatgccTCATTACAtgcgaaattaaatttaaatgtttgctTAATGCGATTCCAGAGTTGCCCGTGGTGCTCCCAACTCCGGGCTACCGGGTTCACAATATTTCCGGAATGGGGCGGAAAAGGTATACGGAACTAAACAAGCCCAAGCACCAGGGccatcaaatttaatttcattttgaaGCCCTGGGCTAACCAAGGATGACGAGGACGATGACGATGGTGACGGGTCGCCGACGCATGCTTAGAAAAATATTTCTGGTATTTTTCCCCCTCAATTTTCCCccatttttgttatttttcctttttttttgggtttttttacTGAGTGGAGAAATTAGAATTTTTGCGTGTGTCTGCGGTCGCCGCATTTGGACGCCGACGGATGCCGCCATCGCCCCCGGGCGCATATCCTGACACCCCGTCCCCCGGAAAGCATCCagaatttaatatatttatacagGGTAAGTAAACAGATGCGCTGGTTATATACGGAACTTGGAAACTAGCCTGACAATTGAAGAAATATTATGAAAGGATTTTAAAACGTTCCCAGAAAGGAGAATTTTGTGTGGATACTCTCTATATATATCTATGGAATGAAACCTAATTTTAAAGTTAATATAACCAGAAAACAATATTACTTAAATATTCCAAAAAACTTAAACTAAGTTAAGGCATGACATTGGTTTATATCTTAGTTTCAGTTAAATAAGTAATAAGTAACCTCTAGTCGATTATTCAGCTTATGATGACAAAATAAGGCCAGAATCTGGCGGAGACAAAGTCataataatttcaatattttgtttgtcgTTGATGCGCCTGTCAGCGGCAAACTGTCAGCACAAGGCGTTTATTTGACAGCCGCTGGGGATTAGGGGAGAGGGGTGAAGAGGACTGTTGGCCAATGGGGCGTATGGATTGTCGGTGGGTTTTTGGGCGGCACGctcaattaaaatatataatttttggCGAAAAACGACGGGAGTAAAATGAGAGAAACAACGGGAGCCGGGAAGATCCTGGTTGGGATCTGCATCCCATTGCATTCACATGgccataaattaaaaacttaataaCGAGCGGCGCGCAGGAGCCGAACCGAAACCAGGACATGCCCAATACGTGTGTCCTGCTCCTGGCGACATCCGCAGTCACGTCACCAATTCCCTCCCCCCCTCCTCCCCACCCCTCTCTCGCACTCCTCGGGACGATGGGATGCGGCTGCGGCAGCAATAAATCGCTAACAGCAAATAAATCAACGCGCATAAATTCCAATGTTCGGCGAGGATGCCTGCCCCGACTTTATTTACGACATTGCGACAAAGACAGAGTTACAGGAAAATGCACCCCGTACCCTTGGGTCCTTTGGCCCTCTACATGGCCACCGTCCGTGCCCCTGACTCCGCCCCTGACCCGCCGTTGACCTCCTTGCAGGGAGCGGTACGAGGTCAAGTCAATGGGACAGATGCAGCATGTCTTACAGCCAAAACTCCTTGAGATAATAGCTACGCCGTTTACTATTTTCAAAAATCATCTCCAAGTCTTGATTTCTTCATTCAAAGATATTTTCAATAAGAATTCTTTGTTCGATTAGACAATTTTCATACCAAATACATCATGAAATATGttttgatattatatatttcagTCCACGCTTGCCAATAACTTGGATTCTCATAAAAGTTACACCCGTTTTGTGTCAAATTAACACTAATTAGTTGGCCTGGTCATATGAGAGGGAAGTAACCTAACAATTTTGAAAAACTGTTGGGACCAAGCGAATCGCATGCTGCAAGTGGCAAAGCCAATGAACATGAAAAAGGTTGACCTCAGTGTCGTGGCAATATGTCCTGGAAAAATGTCATCCAGCGCTGTCCGTGGTTAACCAAAGAGTAGTTGCTTGCCAAGGGTTAAAAGGGTTAACCCTCGGCTAAAACAAAAAGGAGCAATGGAAGGAAAACCAACGAAAATGGTAGCTGGCAGGGCAGTCAACGTCGGCAAGGACGAGTATATTTGGCGCATTTAAACAAAAGGATGCCGTGTGCTAGGCAAATAGACAAAGGACATGCCCGGACACATGCGAGGCGCCAAATCAAGCTGTGATTTATGGCCCAGCCAAAGGATTGCCAAGGAGCTGGAAGAGGAACTTCTCGCACACCGAACCGTAGAAAAAGTGCACAAAACTAGCATTAGCACCCTTGTAAATGTGTAAAACCGCCAGGGACACGGGGACACcaacaaatcataaaaatcCGAGTGGTACAAAAACTAGAATCCCATCCTGGACGGAACGAATAACCAGCATCCATTAGATGCGCCACTCGGGCCGAGAAACCGAAAAACCTCTGGCGAGGcgataatttatttatttcggattatttATTGCACATACATCATAATTTCTCGAGACTCGCTggcaaatatattttattcctTAAGCACCCCCGGCCCCGTCTCCCAAGATGCAAGAATTATAACATTCAACAATGAAGGATGCgccataaattaaaaattccaaaCTTAAAAACGCAACAATAAATACAGGACTCTCGTGGGGAGAGGGAAACGAACCAGGATTCCTGGCAATCGGCAGAAACAGGACATGTAGTTGATTTATTTCTCCTCTATGGAAAATCACAGAGGAGCGCAATTTTCCACCCCACACCCCGCCAACTCGGGAGATGTTTCAAAGAAACGGAAGTATTTATTTCATAATCGTTATGATGTAATGAAGAAAGCGTCGACGAGGACGCTCGAAGGATTTTGGGGGACTGCAGATATGAATCATTTACGCTGTTCTCAAACTAaagcatttaatatttttacgcATTATGTAAATTTGTTATAGTATTGACTTAAAATGTCTAATAGTAGTACCTTTAAAATCCCAATATTATATAGCCCATTTATGTGGGAATCTTTGGTGCAGCTCACAGTGTGAATGATTCAAGGAACTGCGCAAAATGGAAAGGACGAAACACATCCTCGACATCAAAATACGTGGCGCATATTAAATTCTTATAAAATCGGCACTCACCAAGGGATGCTCGGCTTGTGGAGGCACCGCGGGGCGAAGGGGGCGCGAGATGAGATATAGATAGACTAGGGCGCTATTGTTAAAAGTTGCAAGGATTTCAAGGAACCCTCTGGCTCTACCTCTGCCTCCGCTCTATCTCTACCTCCATGGATGTGAGGTCCCGCTGCGATATTAAAAACTTGTTGCTAATAAAAAGATTCGGATATGGTTGTCGATGTCGCATTTTCATAATGCCTCCGATGATCATCACTGGCTGCAGTGGCAGATGATGCTGTTGATGATGACATCAATGACATTTGTTGCGGTTCAATAAATTCGCAAGCGCTTGGAAACATAGAATGTTGTCATCGCTTACACTCAGAAAAATGCATTGCATGCAATACATTCAAAAGGGCTATGGAGTGTAATGAAATCATTTCAAACATGTTCTTACAAATTTataagtttatatatataaagatcGGTAAAGTACCTTAAAGTTAGAAGTTAAAATGAGCTGAACTTTTCAGCTACCTGATCGGGTTTTATAGTCTATTTTTTCCAGTGATAGTGCTTGAATGTTCAGAACGTGTACCCGGTTTTATAGACCCTAAGTAGGCTTGAGCCTCACTGCGCATTTAATTGTCACAGCAAGGGGGAGGGGAATCTGTGGAGCGGGCAAGTTAAGCGTCGTAGTGGCAATTGTCAAAACGAAACGCTTCTCCATTCATCGGCGCCGGGTGTTGTTTAGCTGTCGGATAATCCGATGCATGTTTCCGTTGATTAAAATGACATACATAGGGACACAGGGCCACAATTTGCCGCTGGGGCCATTGGTCCCATGGATTTTCCCGCGGGGGGACCACTCGATTGTCTATAAGCCGGCTGCGTTTCCCTGTATTTGAAGTGCCAAAAAGCACACTTTGGATGCTTTTTTTGTCGCCGCCGCTTGTGCTCGTATTATTGAGTTGTCGAGTGAGCGCTTTGGCAAGGATTTATGCTCGATGGCGATATTTGTTTAGCCGCTTAGTTTACCATTCGCCcattgtttttcatttttccgaTTCGCGTTCGTTCCCTTTGAATTCAGCTTAAACACGGAATTTGCAGCACAGTTTTATGGCAATTTTAAGGCTTACGAACAGTTTCTAGTCCTCAATTGTTAGGCAAACCGAGTAGAAGTTATACAAATAtgttataatatttattaatcaCGGTTGTAATTACTCCACATGAGTGAGCAGTTATCACGTTGTAACGGCGATGTCAAAGACATTAAACCAACACCAGAAATCTGAAAACACAGAACCCAAAACAGCAGGAAAACCAGTTAATACTACGCATTGTACTAATCATTTTTGGTGCTTTTATGgtgattttcttttttgtttgaaCGGCTTCAGCACGGCCTCACATGGGAATAAGCGGCTGAGTTTTGGATTTGAACACCCAACTTATTACGTTCCCCAACGCTGAAATTACTTAATCAAAGTTGGATTATCTGCCCAGCTCAGCGAGTAAACAGGCGGCGGCAAGTGGGTGTATGGGTGGCTTCTTGCATGGGTTCCATTTGAATTAAAAGCGCCAAGTCGACCGGAAGTCGGCAAAGCAGAGTTTGACAGCCAGCATGGGGTACTTGGCACACATATGCCAGGCCACACTGTGCCATGTCCGGTACAGAGAAAGAAACGCTCAGTAAGTAAGTACAGGATATTGAACTTGGTAAGCTTACGACCACAAAGAACGGAATAAAGAGAAAATAACAACTATATGTATTAGCAAAATAAAATCGTCATTATAATTAAACACTATATTGTTGAATGATGGTTTTTAACCCACTCTGTAAATAAGTtattaagtaaatttaaaactttttcgggttgttcatttaatttttgttgattttttggCTCTGTGTGCCTTTCCAGCCTGCAGCTGgaactaaattaaattccgTGTCTAATGCTCGCCAAGGATTAGTACCAAACAACGCCTCAACTTGCCACGCCTCATCGCCTAAGACGggcaatattaaataatttttcccATCTCCCAGGACGCAGGACTCCGTACACACACATATGGCATGAATTCAGGAGCTCATTGTTTTGCATCGCACTGAAGTGAAATGGAGTAGAGCCGAGGGTGTAGCTGTGTAAAGCTGTGGGTATCTGTGagtcggtgtgtgtgtgtgttagctGGCTGTCCCAACCAGGAGACGAAAGATTAAAGTCTCCCGTGGCGAACTTAATAATAAAAGCCCAGGACCACAGTCATCCTGCAATGCGAGTGTGGTGTTGGCACAAAAGTATTTAGTGGGTAGGGGCCAAAACCAAGGGGTATTGGGCGCAAATCTTTTTCGAGTGCCAGACATTAGCAGCATTagaccaacaacaacaagctaTCGCATACAGATATCACTTCtacttgtatatatatatatatatttatatgtatatatacatttatatagaGATATAAGAGCCAGGCATTGCACAACACCGAAAACCCGCAGGCAAAATGCAAAGCGGGGGAAGAGTGAAAGCCACGGGTTCACCAAATAACCAAAGGACTTATGCCGACTCAGGCCGGGATTTGAGGTGTTTTCAGTGGGAATGGGACTCATGGGTGGTTGGAAGCCAATGCAGTAAATGTATCTGCATTGTAAGCggcaaatatgaaaatccTGCGGAGCGGCTGATACTGATAATCTCGATTCGACATAGCCAACTTGTAATTATCATTGCGGTTCGTCTATTTGAAGAGCATTACAATAAACCGAAAAATATGACAGcgttattaatatttaatgcaTATTTTTGCAGTATTTATGACGCAGCTTTACTCTTTTTTAATGATAAAAGTGCGGATTTGCATGGGCTTTAAGGAGACACTGAACTCTGAGGCATCCTGAGATTTATCAGCTGCCAGAGGCTTATGCAGACTGGTAAAGTACTCCGGAACTGAGTGGCTAGGACCAGAACCATCATGGTGGAACTTTAGACGCTTCATATCGCTTAGTGGAAGGTTGCCATCCAAGGTCGTTTCACGAATCTCCAGTCCACCAAGATCATCGAAAATTTGGCGAATACTGAAGCTAACCACTTTGCCCTCAGTCTGATCTAAAAAGTTCTCCAAACGCAGCAAGATTTCGTCCTTGGAATAGGGTTCTAGGGTAAGCAGATGAACGGACTGGGGTAGGTCATTAAAGTCGGACAACGTCTTAGTTACATCACTTTGAATGTTACTTGATTTGCTAAAGAACTTCCAGAAGGGTAGATGAATCTCTTTCTCGGCCACTCTTTCGGATGCAGTGGCTCCATCTTCGACAGCGTTGAGGTATAGAAACAGTTTTCCACGTGCAATCAGTCCCTTTCCGAACTGTTGTTCATTGATGGC
This genomic stretch from Drosophila mauritiana strain mau12 chromosome 2L, ASM438214v1, whole genome shotgun sequence harbors:
- the LOC117146598 gene encoding uncharacterized protein LOC117146598, whose product is MANNENENGIALVKFVSVTLLILGICLLAAIPQWMILCLFGDGVLIYTIACFFVGFVVLVFIHLIEPLKYWRPCNYFVIAVCYELMTLGAASFLMNWRLVCTIVVMATALLFLGVTLLICAVLIGTGFYMNPFKLAVVGGMLFVLAFCIELMNSLLAWRYWQDVAIGVFLASVVILVISHVLITYISFEFLVRDDTILVAIVLYIAYILFLIGGRISMIYIKGNADRSATSTTSTPYDEYE